A window from Drosophila yakuba strain Tai18E2 chromosome 3L, Prin_Dyak_Tai18E2_2.1, whole genome shotgun sequence encodes these proteins:
- the LOC6533686 gene encoding immunoglobulin domain-containing protein oig-4, translating to MQVKCLIVCLALGLLMLATPICEARRGRGRGRTKSRVQIGLPITGKYRDPESDQYYNNNNGAKILQASHFDLEYVLGHKIAFLCVAKGNPRPHITWYKDGAEIYQHLYMHVHEWRIGDDKVKSKIEIDPATQMDAGLYECTADNMYSIDRRSFKTDFSIAFD from the exons ATGCAGGTTAAGTGCCTCATCGTCTGCCTCGCTTTGGGGCTATTAATgctggccacgcccatttGCGAGGCGCgacgtgggcgtggccgtggaCGAACCAAGTCCAGAGTGCAGATCGGACTGCCAATTACCGGAAAATATCGCGATCCGGAGTCCGATCAgtactacaacaacaacaat GGCGCCAAAATCCTTCAAGCCTCGCACTTTGATCTTGAGTACGTGCTGGGCCACAAGATCGCTTTTCTGTGCGTGGCCAAGGGCAATCCACGACCGCATATCACCTGGTACAAGGACGGGGCGGAGATCTATCAGCACCTCTATATGCACGTCCACGAATGGCGCATCGGCGACGACAAGGTCAAGTCGAAGATCGAGATTGACCCGGCTACGCAGATGGACGCTGGACTCTATGAGTGCACCGCCGACAACATGTACTCCATTGATCGGCGCAGTTTTAAGACGGATTTCTCCATTGCCTTCGACTGA
- the LOC6533687 gene encoding ubiquitin-protein ligase E3A, with the protein MSGGGGGEEDQHLPGVSSASGSAAGTAGGRATPEMKRSAVRSLIQRYFHQLQSGCGNAQCSNANCASSGKVAPMTPNEVAARALQLFSQDAQLCEASTSATSSPQDVDMLSPNDSSSSSSGSSTSTITSASTTTTTSRQSQSTPAAVVVAVSSPNLVQSVPPLDLAGAEPSSGDSEPCTPTLPPVQSLDANSLMALYEQCRAADSYDRICHAIGDVFSSVDRLSKSFIRSAEPAASSSLQELLANPPEALNKEQLRTLEGEHDKDEDSTQQEEEQSESAEVTANATAAADVESEAEPEEEDDDVPMAHTTEGTSDEDPTQSSDTLVDLSGLRRVQRLLFGCQTRAITDKLTSSVIQLADWVHYLRPDWEKVIHCLVICFDLATNTNNSVVDMDYLDRVLPKLCHAAAAMPVPAQARLARIWAAHCADQLHSLVAACQQQITLQVLLDEESMRENGSIISITKVLKIVFYANILASELERPSCRAPLEDRTEAATASGSAAVEDDLFAYNSVLQPHMPKFAEDQLEKALQVSAIDCRKPLIPLEEFYNEALSENIQMHHDYLSYKTLALESEIGSGHTNYFSFMLYAFILTPSTKVDALYYDSRMRMYSERYTSLYSILNNFGQEGQDGTPRPDLKLTVRRDQLINDALIGLEMVAMSNPKDLKKQLVVEFVGEQGIDEGGVSKEFFQLIVEEIFNPAFGMFIQQEETNNMWFNATPFENGAQFTLIGIIIGLAIYNNVILAVNFPMVVYRKLMGYCGTFADLSDWSPTLHKSLKAMMDYQGQDMEEVFDQTFKISYSDVFGDMVEHELVPNGKDVLVGQHNKELFVNLYSDFLLNTNIQQQFNAFRKGFEMVTDESPLKLLFRPEEIEMLVCGSREFDFVELENSTVYEGGYTEESQYIQDFWSIVHAMPNEAKHKLLEFTTGSARVPVGGLKCLRLLITRHGPDSDRLPTSHTCFNVLLLPEYSSRDKLEERLMKAINYSKGFGML; encoded by the exons ATGagcggaggcggcggtggcgaGGAGGATCAGCATCTGCCAGGTGTTTCCAG TGCATCAGGATCGGCAGCTGGAACGGCGGGCGGGCGGGCCACGCCCGAAATGAAGCGTTCGGCGGTGCGCAGCCTCATCCAGCGTTATTTCCACCAACTGCAATCTGGCTGCGGGAATGCCCAGTGCAGCAATGCCAATTGCGCCTCCAGCGGCAAGGTGGCGCCCATGACGCCCAACGAGGTGGCCGCCCGAGCTCTGCAGCTCTTCTCACAGGATGCACAGCTCTGCGAGGCATCCACATCGGCGACCAGCAG CCCCCAAGATGTGGACATGCTTTCGCCGAACgacagtagcagcagcagcagcggcagctcGACAAGCACCATTACCTCCGCCAGTACCACCACGACAACCAGCAGACAATCGCAGAGTACGCCAGCTGCCGTTGTGGTGGCCGTATCCAGTCCAAATCTTGTCCAGAGTGTGCCGCCACTGGATCTCGCCGGCGCTGAACCCTCCTCCGGCGACTCGGAACCATGTACACCCACCCTGCCGCCAGTCCAGAGCCTGGATGCCAATAGCCTGATGGCACTCTATGAGCAATGTAGGGCGGCTGACAGTTACGACAGGATTTGCCACGCAATCGGCGATGTTTTTTCCAGCGTAGATAGACTGAGCAAGAGCTTCATTCGCAGCGCAGAACCAGCGGCTTCTAGTAGCCTCCAGGAGCTGCTGGCCAATCCACCGGAGGCTTTGAACAAGGAGCAGCTACGAACTCTAGAAGGCGAACACGATAAGGACGAAGATAGCACACAGCAGGAGGAAGAACAATCGGAATCCGCGGAAGTAACAGCTAACGCTACTGCTGCAGCAGATGTAGAATCAGAGGCAGAGCCCGAAGAAGAGGACGACGATGTGCCCATGGCTCATACGACAGAGGGAACGTCGGATGAGGATCCAACCCAAAGCAGCGATACTCTGGTGGATCTGTCTGGCTTGCGACGAGTGCAGCGTCTCCTGTTTGGCTGCCAAACACGAGCCATCACGGACAAGCTTACCAGCAGCGTTATCCAGCTGGCTGACTGGGTGCACTACCTGCGTCCCGATTGGGAGAAGGTCATTCACTGTCTGGTCATCTGCTTCGATTTAGCCACCAATA CCAACAACAGTGTGGTAGACATGGACTATCTGGACAGGGTGCTGCCAAAGTTGTGTCACGCGGCAGCGGCCATGCCAGTGCCGGCACAGGCGCGACTGGCCAGGATCTGGGCGGCCCATTGTGCAGATCAGCTGCACTCGTTGGTGGCCGCCTGCCAGCAGCAAATTACTCTGCAGGTGCTTTTGGACGAGGAATCCATGCGCGAGAACGGCTCCATAATTAGCATCACCAAAGTTTTAAAG ATTGTCTTCTACGCCAACATTCTGGCTAGCGAGCTGGAGCGACCATCGTGTCGGGCGCCGCTGGAGGATCGAACGGAAGCGGCGACTGCATCTGGCAGTGCAGCAGTGGAGGACGACCTATTCGCCTACAACTCTGTGTTGCAGCCGCACATGCCCAAGTTCGCCGAGGATCAGTTGGAGAAGGCGCTGCAGGTGTCGGCAATCGATTGCCGGAAACCACTGATACCACTTGAGGAGTTCTACAACGAGGCGCTCAGTGAAAACATCCAAATGCACCACGACTACCTGTCCTACAAGACGCTAGCCTTGGAGAGCGAGATTGGTTCCGGGCACACAAACTACTTTTCGTTCATGCTGTACGCCTTCATCCTCACGCCGTCCACAAAAGTGGATGCCCTGTACTATGATAGCAGAATGAGGATGTACAGCGAACGCTACACCTCCCTCTACTCAATCCTCAACAATTTCGGCCAGGAAGGGCAGGATGGAACTCCGCGGCCGGATCTTAAGCTGACGGTGCGCAGGGACCAGCTCATCAATGACGCGCTCATTGGG CTGGAAATGGTGGCCATGAGCAATCCGAAGGATCTCAAGAAGCAGTTGGTGGTGGAGTTTGTCGGCGAGCAGGGAATCGATGAAGGCGGCGTATCCAAAGAGTTCTTCCAGCTAATCGTGGAGGAGATATTCAACCCGGCCTTTGGTATGTTTATACAGCAGGAGGAAACCAACAACATGTG GTTCAATGCCACACCCTTCGAGAACGGAGCTCAGTTCACGCTGATTGGTATAATTATTGGCCTGGCGATCTATAACAACGTTATCCTCGCCGTAAACTTCCCCATGGTCGTCTACCGCAAGTTGATGGGCTATTGCGGCACATTCGCGGACCTCAGCGACTGGAGTCCCACGCTGCACAAGAGTCTGAAGGCCATGATGGACTACCAGGGTCAGGATATGGAGGAGGTCTTCGACCAGACCTTCAAGATCAGCTATAGTGACGTTTTCGGTGATATGGTCGAGCACGAACTGGTGCCGAATGGCAAGGATGTGCTGGTGGGGCAGCACAACAAGGAGTTGTTCGTTAACCTGTACAGTGACTTCCTGCTCAACACGAATATCCAGCAGCAGTTCAATGCCTTCCGCAAGGGCTTCGAAATGGTCACGGACGAATCGCCACTGAAGCTGCTCTTCCGGCCAGAGGAGATCGAGATGCTGGTCTGTGGCAGTCGT GAGTTCGACTTTGTGGAGCTGGAGAACTCAACGGTGTACGAGGGCGGCTACACGGAGGAGAGCCAGTACATCCAGGACTTCTGGAGCATTGTGCACGCGATGCCCAACGAGGCGAAGCACAAGCTGCTCGAATTCACGACGGGATCGGCGCGTGTACCAGTTGGCGGCCTCAAGTGCCTGCGCCTGTTGATCACGCGTCACGGTCCGGATAGCGACCGGCTGCCTACCTCGCACACCTGCTTCAATGTGCTGCTCCTGCCCGAGTACAGCAGTCGCGACAAGCTGGAGGAGCGCCTGATGAAGGCCATCAACTACTCGAAGGGCTTCGGCATGCTGTAG
- the LOC6533688 gene encoding protein FAM91A1: MTEQDDLATSGGSNATTGSGTNCQNQLQQCVRGNVTWELLPVHLRSVLHNNQRDYEKFVFNYSLKNQLRFRGNLAAKVFRREQRYYELLVQKSINGLGAFPYHLADIVTKGLRVTPFNYYLDVLGQLLRSDKSYDTLPNFTAADCLRVLGIGRNEYLALISDLKTHTPRSLIFGSRPNPLEFLPRFPVRIHIEPWWRLDIGYVLEADIRYLSPAERALLDDLIDFGAQPAGKCDHEVVHSLYRKGLIYLDVPISGEDRISIPPLRNFVMNRVSGDYFENLLYKIFVSADEHMTIAELAHMLQLELDSVKQAISFICRLGFAHRKEDLVNQTNHSSWEGYNQQQTPETPQITPLNYNLHASSSFEFDQSPKSPKTPKEREKDKDKDSSSIGYLSSDGNTSDFSFANLNTTPQERVNNSDEQELSSELEQEDLSAQKQAAPSAAISAAALPKSGKRVGFLFDSTLTAFLMMGNLSPGLKNHAVTMFEVGKLCEESLDSFLAELEQVSLLDAEGEGDVSRYFAHAVILRSTICSLRHLLPGGLDLLRLECLEGLDRQTRDRVLEKKYKFIIAASPLTASLSHTFSIPYFGQFLRSSDVAPMWSKLFYNHITGYGPPSLLLCRGTVLKSLPRLFLGYGKLLVNILHSDSYVLNSENFRNVNDQLKNGCVLLQGYGIRTAGSLHYESFPFQAADTRQAKWAAHRAVHKLSSLLDLRQQCGYITFLNTGVPDLGCEDYELQVRLKPSQRQKRASIAAPSKPNHVPTNEVTSFQLKSPDENHFAATPEHGPANEFTAPDCSQVLASELAKCSSRADLVSQSSVEIEEISPSLVSDEDATEEWTLLDVSFGVPLFDVDTNTRICEQLVHGLCSDANLQALPAAASQAQVLFLDFVQQCLYFEDDPARQSVQAARPLPHPRINLAFENGHVCHWNGR, translated from the exons ATGACGGAGCAAGATGATTTGGCCACCAGCGGAGGTAGCAACGCGACCACTGGCTCTGGAACCAATTGCCAAAACCAACTGCAGCAATGTGTGCGTGGGAATGTCACCTGGGAACTGCTGCCCGTGCACCTGCGATCTGTGCTGCACAACAATCAGCGCGACTACGAGAAGTTCGTCTTCAACTACAGTCTGAAGAATCAGCTTCGATTCCGCGGCAATCTGGCCGCCAAGGTGTTTCGCCGGGAGCAGCGTTACTACGAGCTGTTGGTCCAGAAGAGCATCAATGGATTGGGTGCGTTTCCCTACCACCTGGCCGATATCGTCACAAAGGGCCTGCGGGTGACGCCCTTCAACTACTATCTGGATGTGTTGGGTCAGCTCTTGCGTAGCGACAAAAGCTACGATACTTTGCCCAACTTTACGGCCGCCGACTGTCTGCGTGTCTTGGGCATTGGCCGCAACGAGTACCTGGCCCTTATTAGCGATCTAAAGACCCACACACCACGCTCCTTGATCTTCGGGTCGCGGCCCAATCCGCTGGAATTCCTGCCACGCTTTCCGGTCCGCATACACATCGAGCCCTGGTGGCGACTGGACATTGGCTACGTCCTGGAAGCGGACATTCGCTATCTATCGCCCGCTGAAAGAGCCCTGCTCGATGACTTGATTGACTTTGGTGCCCAGCCGGCTGGGAAATGCGATCACGAAGTGGTGCATAGCCTATACAGGAAGGGTTTAATATATTTGGATGTGCCCATTAGCGGAGAGGACAGGATATCCATACCGCCGCTGCGTAACTTCGTGATGAATCGCGTGAGTGGGGACTACTTCGAGAATCTACTGTACAAGATCTTTGTCAGCGCGGATGAGCACATGACCATTGCCGAGCTGGCGCACATGCTGCAACTGGAGTTGGATAGCGTTAAGCAGGCCATTTCGTTTATCTGCCGTCTGGGTTTCGCACATCGCAAAGAAGATCTGGTCAATCAGACAAATCATTCCAGCTGGGAGGGATACAACCAGCAACAAACGCCCGAAACGCCGCAGATAACACCGCTGAATTACAATTTACATGCCAGTAGCAGCTTCGAATTCGACCAGAGTCCCAAATCGCCAAAGACACCCAAGGAGAGGGAGAAGGACAAGGATAAGGACAGCAGCTCCATAGGCTACCTCTCCTCGGACGGCAATACCAGTGACTTCAGCTTTGCCAACCTGAATACGACGCCCCAGGAGCGGGTGAACAACAGCGATGAGCAGGAACTGAGCTCGGAGCTGGAACAAGAGGATCTGTCTGCCCAAAAGCAGGCTGCTCCATCGGCTGCGATATCGGCCGCTGCCTTGCCAAAAAGCGGTAAGAGGGTGGGCTTCCTCTTCGACTCCACGCTCACCGCTTTTCTCATGATGGGCAACCTGTCACCCGGACTGAAGAACCACGCTGTGACCATGTTCGAAGTGGGCAAGTTGTGCGAGGAGAGCCTTGACAGCTTTCTGGCTGAACTGGAGCAAGTTTCGCTGCTGGATGCCGAGGGCGAAGGCGATGTCTCGCGCTATTTCGCCCACGCGGTCATTCTGCGTTCGACCATTTGCTCACTGCGACACTTGCTGCCGGGTGGCTTGGATCTGCTGCGATTGGAGTGCCTAGAGGGCTTGGATCGGCAAACAAGAGATCGCGTTCTCGAGAAGAAGTACAAGTTTATAATTGCTGCTTCGCCGCTGACGGCGTCGCTCAGTCATACATTCAGCATTCCTTACTTCGGCCAATTCCTGCGCAGCTCCGATGTGGCGCCCATGTGGAGCAAGCTATTCTACAATCATATCACAG GCTATGGACCGCCCAGTTTGCTACTCTGCCGCGGAACTGTTTTGAAGAGCTTGCCACGCTTGTTCCTGGGCTATGGCAAACTGCTGGTGAACATCCTGCACTCTGATTCATACGTGCTTAATTCCGAGAATTTCCGCAACGTAAACGATCAGCTCAAGAACGGCTGTGTGCTGCTCCAAGGCTACGGAATACGCACAGCCGGCTCGCTCCACTATGAATCATTTCCGTTCCAAGCGGCAGACACACGCCAAGCGAAGTGGGCTGCCCATCGAGCCGTTCATAAACTGTCCAGCCTTTTAGATCTGCGTCAGCAGTGCGGCTACATAACATTCCTAAACACTGGAGTGCCGGATCTCGGCTGCGAGGACTACGAACTGCAGGTGCGACTGAAGCCATCGCAGCGTCAGAAACGAGCCTCAATTGCGGCGCCCAGCAAACCAAACCATGTGCCAACGAACGAGGTGACAAGCTTTCAATTGAAGAGTCCCGATGAAAACCACTTTGCGGCCACACCAGAACATGGTCCGGCGAATGAGTTCACTGCTCCGGACTGTAGCCAAGTGCTGGCTAGCGAACTGGCCAAGTGCAGCAGTCGTGCGGACCTGGTGTCTCAGAGTTCCGTGGAGATCGAGGAGATTTCGCCGTCGCTGGTGTCCGACGAGGACGCCACTGAGGAGTGGACCCTGCTGGACGTTAGCTTCGGCGTACCCCTATTCGATGTCGATACCAATACGCGAATTTGCGAGCAACTGGTCCATGGACTCTGCAGCGATGCCAATTTGCAGGCATTGCCCGCGGCAGCCAGCCAGGCACAAGTTCTCTTTCTGGATTTCGTGCAGCAGTGCTTGTACTTCGAGGACGATCCGGCCCGGCAGTCGGTGCAGGCAGCCAGGCCACTTCCTCATCCCAGGATCAACCTGGCATTTGAAAACGGACACGTATGCCATTGGAATGGGCGCTGA